One window of the Pseudomonas sp. S04 genome contains the following:
- a CDS encoding response regulator transcription factor, which translates to MYKALIVDDHPFIRSSVRVLLEQEQFAVVAEAGNGADAVQLAREHVPDLVLLDIAMPKLDGLEVISRISALRLPIRILVLTSQAPQFYAMRCMKAGAAGYLCKTDDVGELRKAIAAVMHGYTFFPNLADSSVRRSDGQTSELELIQSLTDRELSILQQLSNGLSNKQIAEAMLLSSKTVSTYKTRLIEKLNVKSVVYLADFAKRNNLL; encoded by the coding sequence ATGTACAAGGCACTGATCGTGGACGATCACCCGTTCATTCGGTCTTCAGTGAGGGTGCTGCTGGAGCAGGAACAATTTGCCGTGGTGGCCGAGGCGGGCAACGGTGCCGATGCCGTGCAACTGGCGCGCGAGCACGTGCCCGACCTGGTGTTGCTGGACATCGCCATGCCCAAGCTGGACGGCCTGGAGGTCATCAGCCGGATCAGCGCCCTGCGCCTGCCGATCAGAATTCTGGTGCTGACCTCCCAGGCCCCGCAGTTCTATGCCATGCGCTGCATGAAGGCCGGTGCTGCCGGCTACCTGTGCAAGACCGATGACGTCGGCGAACTGCGCAAGGCCATCGCCGCGGTGATGCACGGCTACACGTTTTTCCCCAACCTGGCCGACAGCTCGGTACGCCGCAGCGACGGCCAGACCAGCGAACTGGAGCTGATCCAGAGCCTGACCGACCGGGAACTGAGCATCCTCCAGCAACTGTCCAACGGCTTGAGCAACAAGCAGATCGCCGAGGCAATGCTGCTGAGCAGCAAGACCGTGAGCACCTACAAGACCCGCCTGATCGAGAAGCTCAACGTCAAGTCGGTGGTGTACCTGGCGGACTTCGCCAAACGTAACAACCTGCTGTAG
- a CDS encoding transporter substrate-binding domain-containing protein, which produces MGRYLGALGVVLLSLASSLLAAEPLTYKLLGRSTVEGYQVELDDSDRQWLHKQGTLVLGASEPEYPPFGITSNGRDYEGITADYAHLLGQLLGVEVKVRSYGSRGEVIAALKARQIDFLGTSNGFEVADPQVVLSNAYADDQPTLVSRIDAPREVTPDLAGKRLAMVYYYLPPDQVQAFYPKAQLQLYPSTLSAIGAVAFGQADVYIGDAIGANYLILKNYLNNVQLVDFSRMEVNDFSFALARNNPRLLRLINAALAAIPAEERQTILRRWNAGSASLSGKNRVQFTASEQRWMDAHPRVRVAVDSSFVPLSFYSSEGEFRGVTADLLAKISLRSGLKFDIQRGFAVPELVQRIESGQADLLVSLTASAEREGKLRFTRPYLNTPYVLVSRATDNAAATLDELDGRRLVLTQGSAVKDMIAARYPGIQLLEADNALKAMAMVASGEVDAAVSALITARYMISWQYRDQLQITSTVGTSAAYMAFATGREARELHSILDKTMFSIPPEEMDELTNRWRSEVVVDDSYWLRYRSTIIQGFAIAGLLLVVALVWIGYLRRLIHKREQAEQALGDQLEFMRVLIDGTPHPIYVRDRQGCLMVCNNAYLQVFGVERESVVGKTVITGKLKSVVEARVFHEEYLQVMAQGLPRVLDRQLTLSATDVRTIYHWMLPYRGSAGQVKGIIGGWIDVSERQQLLEQLREAKDEADAANRAKTTFLATMSHEIRTPMNAVIGMLELAMKKAEQGIMDRFAVEVASGAARGLLELIGDILDISRIESGHLSLAPERANLRALVESGARIFEGLARQKQLHLHLEVDAAANQDVLVDPLRFKQIISNLLSNAIKFTEKGQVRLRVQVTPGGDGQGLTVLVRVEDSGSGICLADQQRLFSPFSQASNNLQSARSGSGLGLMISRTLCEMMGGTLQLSSVLGQGTQIEVGLHLPVLEPLATALEDKEAPAAQGQELNILVIDDYPANRLLLSQQLTYLGHRVKEAQDGAHGLCVWRSQHFDVVITDCNMPLMNGYELTQAIRAEERARGIEPGLILGFTANAQPEEKVRCREAGMDGCLFKPISLRDLSACLASVAPDTLPVPTLEERREPTDAIDLDNLEQLTRGDRTVIRNLLGDLASSNEEDMSRLLKLFSRHDVNGLADLAHRVKGGARIIKAQGLIHCCERLEAACEEFDEAQLTAAVDALQQAMERLGETLEQQVG; this is translated from the coding sequence ATGGGAAGGTACCTGGGCGCGCTCGGCGTCGTGCTCCTGTCGCTCGCGAGCAGTCTGCTGGCGGCCGAGCCCTTGACCTACAAACTGCTGGGGCGCTCCACGGTCGAGGGTTACCAGGTCGAACTCGACGACAGCGACCGGCAGTGGTTGCACAAGCAGGGCACGCTGGTGCTCGGGGCATCGGAGCCTGAGTACCCACCGTTCGGAATCACCAGCAATGGCCGCGATTATGAAGGCATCACCGCCGACTATGCGCACCTGCTCGGGCAATTGCTGGGAGTCGAGGTCAAGGTCCGCAGCTACGGCTCGCGGGGCGAAGTGATCGCGGCACTCAAGGCGCGCCAGATCGATTTTCTTGGCACCTCCAACGGCTTCGAGGTCGCCGACCCGCAGGTGGTGCTGTCCAACGCCTATGCCGATGACCAGCCGACCCTGGTCAGCCGGATCGATGCTCCCCGGGAAGTCACCCCGGACCTGGCGGGCAAGCGCCTGGCCATGGTCTATTACTACCTGCCTCCCGACCAGGTGCAGGCCTTCTACCCCAAGGCGCAGTTGCAACTGTACCCCTCGACCCTGAGTGCGATAGGTGCGGTCGCGTTTGGCCAGGCGGATGTCTACATCGGCGACGCCATCGGCGCCAACTACCTGATTCTGAAAAACTACCTGAACAACGTTCAGTTGGTCGATTTCTCGCGCATGGAGGTCAACGATTTTTCCTTCGCCCTGGCCCGGAACAACCCGCGTTTGCTACGCCTGATCAATGCCGCATTGGCCGCTATACCCGCGGAAGAACGGCAGACCATCCTGCGGCGTTGGAATGCCGGCAGCGCCAGTCTCTCGGGGAAAAATCGCGTGCAATTCACGGCCAGCGAACAGCGCTGGATGGACGCTCACCCCCGGGTGCGGGTGGCCGTCGACAGCAGCTTTGTACCGCTGTCGTTCTACAGCAGCGAGGGTGAGTTTCGTGGGGTAACGGCTGATCTGCTGGCCAAGATCAGCCTGCGCAGCGGCTTGAAATTCGACATTCAACGAGGCTTTGCCGTGCCTGAGCTGGTCCAGCGGATCGAGTCGGGCCAGGCCGATCTGCTGGTGTCCCTGACCGCGAGTGCCGAGCGAGAAGGCAAGCTGCGCTTCACCCGTCCTTATCTCAATACCCCCTACGTGCTGGTCAGCCGCGCGACCGACAACGCGGCGGCGACCCTGGATGAACTGGATGGTCGGCGCTTGGTCCTGACCCAGGGCAGCGCCGTCAAGGACATGATTGCCGCGCGTTATCCGGGCATTCAGCTGCTCGAGGCAGACAACGCCCTGAAGGCCATGGCGATGGTGGCCAGCGGCGAAGTGGATGCTGCGGTCAGTGCGTTGATTACCGCGCGCTACATGATTTCCTGGCAGTACCGCGACCAATTGCAGATCACCAGTACCGTCGGCACGTCTGCGGCTTATATGGCCTTTGCCACCGGGCGCGAGGCGCGGGAGCTGCATTCGATCCTGGACAAGACCATGTTCAGCATCCCCCCGGAAGAAATGGACGAACTGACCAATCGCTGGCGCAGCGAGGTGGTGGTCGATGACAGTTACTGGCTGCGCTACCGTTCGACGATCATCCAGGGTTTTGCCATTGCCGGCCTGCTGTTGGTGGTGGCGCTGGTATGGATCGGCTACCTGCGCCGCCTGATTCACAAACGCGAGCAGGCCGAACAGGCGCTCGGCGATCAACTGGAGTTTATGCGCGTGTTGATCGACGGTACGCCGCACCCGATCTATGTGCGCGATCGCCAGGGTTGCCTGATGGTCTGTAACAACGCCTATTTGCAGGTGTTCGGGGTTGAGCGCGAGTCGGTCGTCGGCAAGACCGTGATCACCGGCAAGCTCAAGAGCGTGGTCGAAGCCAGGGTTTTCCACGAAGAGTATCTGCAGGTGATGGCGCAGGGGTTGCCGCGGGTGCTCGATCGGCAGTTGACCCTGTCGGCCACGGATGTGCGCACCATCTATCACTGGATGCTGCCCTACCGGGGCAGCGCCGGCCAGGTCAAAGGCATTATCGGTGGCTGGATCGACGTCAGCGAGCGCCAGCAATTGCTGGAACAGTTGCGCGAAGCCAAGGACGAGGCCGACGCGGCCAATCGGGCCAAGACCACCTTCCTCGCGACCATGAGCCACGAGATCCGCACCCCGATGAACGCGGTGATCGGCATGCTCGAGCTGGCGATGAAAAAGGCCGAGCAAGGGATCATGGACCGCTTTGCCGTCGAGGTGGCCTCAGGCGCGGCGCGAGGCCTGCTGGAGTTGATCGGCGACATCCTCGACATCTCGCGTATCGAGTCCGGGCACCTGTCGCTGGCGCCCGAGCGCGCCAATCTGCGCGCCCTGGTGGAGTCGGGTGCACGGATTTTCGAAGGACTGGCCCGTCAGAAGCAGTTGCACCTGCACCTGGAGGTGGATGCCGCCGCCAACCAGGATGTGCTGGTCGACCCGCTGCGCTTCAAGCAAATCATTTCCAACCTGCTGAGCAATGCCATCAAGTTCACTGAAAAGGGCCAGGTGCGCCTGCGGGTGCAGGTCACGCCGGGTGGTGACGGCCAGGGGCTGACGGTGCTCGTACGGGTGGAAGATTCCGGCAGCGGGATTTGCCTGGCAGACCAGCAACGCCTGTTCAGTCCCTTCAGCCAGGCCAGCAACAACCTGCAGTCGGCGCGCAGCGGCTCCGGCCTGGGCTTGATGATCAGTCGCACGCTGTGCGAGATGATGGGCGGCACGCTGCAACTGTCCAGTGTACTGGGCCAAGGCACGCAGATTGAGGTGGGCCTGCACTTGCCAGTTCTCGAACCCCTGGCTACCGCCCTTGAGGACAAGGAAGCGCCCGCGGCGCAGGGCCAGGAGCTGAATATCCTGGTGATTGATGACTACCCGGCCAATCGCCTGTTGTTGTCCCAGCAACTGACTTACCTGGGGCATCGGGTCAAGGAAGCGCAGGACGGCGCCCACGGCTTGTGTGTCTGGCGCAGTCAGCATTTCGATGTGGTCATCACCGACTGCAACATGCCACTGATGAACGGCTATGAACTGACCCAGGCGATTCGTGCCGAAGAGCGCGCCAGGGGCATTGAGCCCGGTCTGATCCTGGGCTTCACGGCCAACGCGCAGCCGGAGGAAAAAGTCCGTTGCCGCGAGGCCGGGATGGATGGCTGCCTGTTCAAGCCCATCAGCCTGCGGGACTTGAGTGCGTGCCTGGCGTCCGTGGCCCCGGATACCTTGCCCGTCCCGACCCTCGAGGAGCGTCGCGAGCCCACCGATGCCATCGACCTGGACAACCTCGAACAACTGACCCGCGGTGACCGCACGGTTATCCGCAACCTGCTCGGGGACCTGGCCAGCAGCAACGAAGAGGACATGTCGCGGCTACTGAAGTTGTTCAGCCGTCATGATGTCAACGGTTTGGCAGACCTGGCGCACCGGGTAAAGGGCGGGGCGCGGATCATCAAGGCGCAAGGGCTGATTCACTGTTGTGAGCGTCTGGAGGCGGCCTGCGAGGAGTTCGATGAGGCGCAACTGACGGCTGCGGTAGATGCATTGCAGCAGGCCATGGAGCGCCTGGGCGAAACCCTGGAACAACAGGTGGGCTGA
- a CDS encoding EAL domain-containing response regulator gives MILPIRVLVLEDHPFVRAVAVKILTQLGCEAVFQASDGEQALAVLDEVGAVDIALCDLCMEGMDGLEFFRQVGQCGLVGSIIISSSLSADLRRAVRQIVALSGLRLLGDVGKPLHPQALGQLLEKHLISPREERVPQPAPPPVCANEVRHALHDGQFQPYYQPKVDLLSGAVCGVEVLVRWNHPFRGLLSPVAFLPELERAGLLDSLLFTQIDQALTLQRQAREQGFAVNVAFNLHAQQLANPQLVPTIRGILALQGTPGSSLTFELTESGLLEAPATSLESLVRLRMMGCQLSIDDFGAGFSSLQRLCQLPFNEIKLDAEFVRTFEDQPRCRAVISSTLALGEALGMSVVIEGVETEQQRQQLLDLGCTQAQGYLFARPMNGPDLLRWLQASALGQQKT, from the coding sequence ATGATACTGCCGATCAGGGTTCTGGTACTTGAGGATCACCCCTTTGTCCGCGCTGTAGCGGTCAAGATACTCACGCAATTGGGCTGCGAGGCGGTATTCCAGGCCAGTGATGGCGAGCAGGCGCTGGCGGTCCTGGATGAAGTAGGTGCCGTGGACATTGCCCTGTGCGACCTGTGCATGGAGGGCATGGATGGTCTGGAGTTCTTCCGTCAGGTCGGACAGTGCGGGTTGGTCGGCTCGATCATCATCAGCAGCTCGCTGTCGGCGGACCTGCGCCGCGCGGTGCGGCAGATCGTGGCGTTGTCGGGGCTCAGGCTGCTGGGGGATGTCGGTAAACCCTTGCATCCGCAGGCGCTGGGCCAGTTGCTGGAAAAACACCTGATCAGTCCCCGCGAAGAGCGAGTGCCACAGCCAGCACCGCCGCCAGTCTGTGCCAACGAAGTGCGCCACGCCCTGCACGATGGTCAGTTCCAACCCTACTACCAGCCTAAAGTCGACCTGTTGAGCGGCGCGGTCTGTGGCGTGGAAGTGCTGGTGCGCTGGAATCACCCGTTTCGTGGGCTGCTGTCGCCCGTAGCGTTCCTGCCGGAGCTTGAGCGTGCCGGCTTGCTGGATTCGCTGTTGTTCACCCAGATCGACCAGGCCCTGACCCTGCAACGCCAGGCGCGTGAGCAGGGCTTTGCGGTCAACGTTGCGTTCAACCTGCACGCCCAGCAATTGGCCAATCCACAACTGGTCCCCACCATCCGCGGCATTCTTGCGCTGCAGGGCACGCCAGGCTCGAGCCTGACCTTCGAACTGACCGAAAGCGGCCTGCTGGAAGCCCCGGCTACCAGCCTTGAGAGCCTGGTGCGCTTGCGCATGATGGGCTGCCAGCTGTCGATCGATGACTTCGGTGCCGGCTTTTCCTCGTTGCAGCGCCTGTGCCAACTGCCGTTCAACGAGATCAAGCTGGACGCCGAGTTCGTCCGCACCTTTGAGGATCAGCCGCGTTGCCGGGCAGTGATCAGCAGCACCCTGGCCCTGGGGGAGGCCTTGGGCATGTCGGTGGTGATCGAAGGGGTCGAGACCGAGCAGCAGCGCCAGCAGTTGCTTGATTTGGGCTGTACCCAGGCCCAGGGCTATCTGTTTGCCCGCCCCATGAACGGCCCCGATCTGTTGCGCTGGCTGCAGGCGTCTGCGCTCGGGCAACAAAAAACCTGA
- a CDS encoding response regulator, with protein MPNKALRILIADEQHFHRMKIERGLNQLGYYRIAPVHSLEELLIVVEYGCEPFDLVILNANLATEGGLDPLGLCQDNLQIRHALIYDAEQAGLPALYAVAQRKVRLHQARLPDQETLESLMRRVDTPIPLSERGHGWPRDSLRA; from the coding sequence ATGCCAAATAAAGCCTTACGCATCCTGATCGCCGATGAGCAGCATTTTCATCGCATGAAAATCGAACGTGGCCTGAACCAGCTCGGTTACTACCGGATTGCTCCCGTGCACTCGCTCGAAGAACTGCTGATTGTGGTGGAGTACGGCTGCGAGCCCTTTGACCTGGTCATCCTCAATGCCAACCTGGCCACCGAAGGCGGGCTGGACCCGTTGGGTTTGTGCCAGGACAACCTGCAGATCCGTCATGCCTTGATCTACGATGCCGAGCAGGCCGGGCTGCCCGCCCTGTATGCCGTTGCACAGCGCAAGGTGCGGCTCCACCAGGCCCGTCTACCCGACCAGGAAACCCTGGAGAGCCTGATGCGGCGGGTCGATACACCTATTCCACTGTCCGAGCGTGGACATGGCTGGCCGCGTGACAGTTTGCGCGCCTGA
- a CDS encoding response regulator transcription factor encodes MSSLLIIDDHPVIRAALKMMLGALKDARDRPVFTTILEASSGIEALQMIHQHAPSLLVLDLNMPGLSGLDFLSRLQREQIPTRAVVFTANEPRFYMERCTRVGAMGFVEKTNDLQELRKAVQALLSGYTYFPRLDTSTVNLSSVQLDEQKMIDTLSDRELSIFQALARGVSNKEIAERLHLSHKTVSTYKTRLIDKLNVKSLVHLRDFAQRNHLI; translated from the coding sequence ATGAGCTCACTGTTGATCATCGATGATCATCCGGTAATTCGTGCCGCTCTGAAAATGATGCTTGGAGCCCTCAAGGACGCCCGCGACCGGCCGGTCTTCACGACCATCCTGGAGGCTTCCAGCGGGATTGAGGCCCTGCAGATGATTCATCAGCACGCGCCCTCGCTGCTGGTGCTCGACCTCAATATGCCAGGGCTCAGCGGGCTGGACTTTCTCAGTCGCCTGCAGCGTGAACAGATCCCTACGCGGGCGGTGGTGTTCACCGCCAACGAACCGCGGTTTTACATGGAGCGCTGCACCCGGGTCGGTGCCATGGGCTTCGTCGAAAAAACCAACGACCTGCAGGAGCTGCGCAAAGCTGTTCAAGCGCTGCTCAGTGGCTACACCTATTTCCCCCGGCTGGATACCAGCACGGTCAATCTCAGCAGCGTGCAACTCGACGAGCAGAAGATGATCGACACGCTCTCGGACCGCGAGCTGAGCATTTTCCAGGCGCTCGCCCGTGGTGTTAGCAACAAGGAAATCGCCGAGCGCCTGCACCTGAGCCACAAGACAGTCAGCACCTACAAGACCCGCCTGATCGATAAACTCAACGTGAAATCCCTGGTCCACTTGAGGGATTTTGCCCAGCGCAATCATCTGATCTGA
- a CDS encoding transporter substrate-binding domain-containing protein gives MRAWLLLLTLLNLWWSANSPAAGPQPLQLLGRSSVEGYRVELAATDRRWLRTQGRLRLGASAPDYPPFENTINGDNFEGITADFAGLIGQLLHIRVEVQRYDSRQAVIAALKRGEVDLLGAANGFEAADPQLVMSRAYAEDAPILVTRRGDNARLAPDLANLRVAMLDHYLPPQTIRAAYPKAHLELYHSTLNAVGAVAFGGADVYLGDSISASYLINNHYLSNVQLAQFARLEVNPFGFALSVDNPRLRRIIDAALAAIPEQERTSILRRWSAGSSFGDNQQVQLSASEQRWLEQHPQVKVGFLRNFAPLSYEDENAQFAGLGAQVLDRISLRTGLKFQALAGDSLGGQIARLQAGELDVLAGITPTLERQALLRFTRPYLINPYVLVCAIGNQPPVTLKDLAGKRVAVVSRNPQRELIRSQAANVRFIEVDSPAQAMALVASGGAEAALNTLISARYIIARQYRDQLQVASTVGAEPVHISFATQRGAVELQSILNKALLSIAPEEMDELANRWRTGQPVNDSYWARYRTPIIQGFVAASLLLLLALGWITYQRQLIRKRQLLLDQVQQARADADDANRAKSTFLATMSHEIRTPMNALIGMLELASKSAEQGVTDRVAIEVASNAAQHLLELIGDILDISRIESGHLTLVPERTNLRLLVTSLSAVFEGLARQKNLEWQVELDVHCQRDVLIDPMRFKQVLSNLLSNAIKFTHAGYIRLRLRVVSGNIAGHVVVKVLIEDSGIGISTNDQQRLFSPFVQAAQGSQHGRSGSGLGLVISRSLCEMMAGQLHLSSVLGSGTRVEVTLDLPTLPSLSELPPGSDVPTAEPGRSLNVLVVDDYPANRQLLAQQLSHLGHQVQVANDGAQGLQAWRDQAFDVVISDCHMPALNGYELAAAIRDEERRLGLPCCLILGFTANAQPEEKIRCLEAGMDDCLFKPIGLRDLSAALARGALNSDGPLSPVSVGDAAAGIDLSGLRLMSGDDPAMIDALLVQLAASNAEDMARLQELHARGDVPGLLELAHRIKGGANMVRAWQLIHGCELLESACQESAGSAALEQAVQDLGSAMRRLDQSLKG, from the coding sequence ATGCGCGCCTGGCTGCTGCTGTTGACGTTGCTCAACCTGTGGTGGTCGGCGAACAGCCCTGCCGCCGGACCGCAACCCTTGCAGTTGTTGGGGCGCTCGAGTGTCGAAGGTTATCGGGTCGAGCTCGCGGCAACCGACCGGCGCTGGCTGAGGACCCAGGGCCGTTTGCGGTTGGGCGCTTCGGCGCCGGATTACCCACCTTTCGAAAACACGATCAATGGGGATAATTTCGAGGGTATCACCGCCGATTTTGCCGGGTTGATCGGCCAGTTGCTGCATATCCGGGTGGAAGTCCAACGCTACGATTCGCGTCAGGCGGTGATTGCCGCGCTCAAACGGGGCGAGGTCGATCTGCTGGGGGCGGCCAATGGTTTTGAAGCGGCCGACCCGCAGTTGGTGATGTCCCGCGCCTATGCCGAGGATGCGCCCATCCTGGTGACCCGCCGGGGCGACAATGCGCGCCTGGCCCCCGATCTGGCGAACCTGCGGGTGGCGATGCTCGACCATTACCTGCCGCCGCAGACTATCCGGGCCGCTTATCCCAAGGCGCACCTGGAGTTGTATCACTCGACCTTGAACGCAGTCGGCGCGGTGGCGTTTGGCGGAGCGGATGTGTACCTGGGAGACTCCATCAGCGCCAGCTACCTGATCAACAACCACTACCTGAGCAACGTGCAACTGGCTCAATTCGCGCGGCTGGAAGTCAACCCGTTCGGCTTTGCCCTGAGTGTCGACAACCCGCGGTTGCGGCGCATCATCGACGCCGCGCTGGCGGCGATTCCCGAGCAGGAGCGCACCAGCATCCTGCGCCGCTGGAGCGCCGGCAGCAGTTTTGGCGACAACCAACAGGTGCAGTTGAGCGCGAGCGAGCAGCGATGGCTGGAGCAACACCCCCAGGTCAAGGTTGGCTTCCTGCGCAACTTCGCACCGCTGTCGTATGAGGACGAAAATGCACAATTTGCCGGGCTCGGCGCCCAGGTCCTGGACCGTATCAGCCTGCGTACCGGGCTGAAATTCCAGGCGCTGGCGGGTGACTCCCTCGGTGGCCAGATCGCCCGGCTCCAGGCCGGCGAGCTGGACGTACTGGCCGGAATCACCCCGACCCTCGAACGCCAGGCCTTGCTGCGGTTCACTCGACCTTATCTGATCAACCCTTATGTATTGGTCTGCGCGATCGGCAACCAGCCCCCGGTCACGCTCAAGGATCTGGCGGGCAAGCGGGTGGCGGTGGTCAGCCGCAACCCGCAACGCGAGCTGATCCGCAGCCAGGCCGCCAACGTGCGCTTCATCGAGGTCGACAGTCCCGCCCAGGCGATGGCGCTGGTGGCCAGCGGCGGGGCGGAGGCGGCGTTGAATACCTTGATCAGCGCGCGCTACATCATTGCCCGGCAATACCGTGACCAGCTCCAGGTGGCCAGTACCGTGGGCGCCGAACCGGTGCACATCAGCTTTGCCACGCAGCGTGGGGCGGTTGAGTTGCAGTCGATCCTGAACAAGGCGTTGCTCAGTATTGCGCCGGAAGAAATGGACGAGTTGGCCAACCGCTGGCGCACTGGACAGCCGGTCAACGACAGCTATTGGGCGCGCTATCGCACCCCGATCATCCAAGGTTTTGTGGCCGCCAGCCTGTTGTTGCTGCTGGCGCTGGGCTGGATCACTTATCAGCGGCAGTTGATCCGCAAGCGGCAACTGTTGCTGGATCAAGTGCAGCAGGCCCGGGCCGACGCCGACGACGCCAACCGCGCCAAGAGCACCTTCCTGGCAACCATGAGCCATGAAATCCGCACGCCGATGAACGCGCTGATCGGCATGTTGGAGCTGGCGAGCAAAAGTGCCGAACAGGGGGTGACCGACCGCGTCGCGATCGAGGTCGCATCGAATGCCGCGCAGCACCTGCTGGAGCTGATTGGCGACATTCTCGACATCTCGCGGATCGAGTCCGGGCATTTGACCCTGGTGCCGGAGCGGACCAACCTGCGACTGCTGGTGACATCGTTGAGTGCAGTTTTCGAAGGCCTGGCGCGGCAGAAAAACCTGGAGTGGCAGGTGGAACTGGACGTGCACTGCCAGCGTGATGTGTTGATCGACCCGATGCGTTTCAAACAGGTTCTGTCCAATCTGTTGAGCAACGCTATCAAGTTTACCCACGCCGGCTACATTCGCCTGAGGTTGCGGGTGGTATCAGGCAACATTGCCGGGCATGTGGTGGTCAAGGTGCTGATCGAGGACAGCGGAATCGGCATCAGCACCAATGACCAACAACGCCTGTTCAGCCCCTTCGTGCAGGCAGCCCAGGGCTCGCAGCACGGGCGCAGTGGCTCGGGCCTGGGCCTGGTGATCAGCCGCTCCTTGTGCGAAATGATGGCGGGGCAACTGCACCTGAGCAGTGTGCTGGGCAGTGGTACCCGGGTCGAAGTCACCCTCGACCTACCGACGCTGCCATCCTTGAGCGAGTTGCCGCCCGGCAGCGATGTGCCGACAGCGGAACCAGGGCGTTCGTTGAATGTGCTGGTGGTGGATGACTATCCGGCCAATCGCCAGTTGCTCGCCCAACAACTGAGCCACCTGGGGCATCAGGTACAGGTCGCCAACGATGGCGCGCAAGGGCTGCAAGCCTGGCGTGACCAGGCGTTCGACGTGGTCATCAGCGACTGCCACATGCCCGCGCTCAACGGTTATGAATTGGCGGCCGCGATCCGCGACGAAGAGCGTCGCCTGGGCTTGCCTTGCTGCCTGATCCTGGGCTTTACCGCCAACGCCCAACCCGAGGAAAAGATCCGTTGCCTGGAGGCCGGGATGGATGATTGCCTGTTCAAGCCCATTGGCCTGCGCGACCTCAGTGCCGCCCTTGCGCGGGGCGCACTCAACAGCGACGGGCCGTTGTCGCCTGTGTCAGTCGGTGATGCCGCGGCTGGTATCGACCTCAGTGGGCTGCGGCTGATGAGCGGGGATGATCCAGCGATGATCGACGCTCTGCTGGTGCAATTGGCGGCCAGCAATGCCGAGGACATGGCGCGCCTGCAGGAACTGCATGCACGAGGCGATGTGCCAGGCTTGCTGGAGCTGGCTCACCGCATCAAGGGCGGGGCAAACATGGTCAGGGCTTGGCAACTGATTCACGGTTGCGAGCTGCTCGAGTCCGCCTGCCAGGAATCCGCCGGCAGTGCGGCCCTGGAGCAGGCGGTGCAAGATCTAGGGTCCGCTATGCGGCGTCTGGACCAGTCCCTCAAAGGCTGA
- a CDS encoding LysR substrate-binding domain-containing protein has translation MVEDLNTLYYFTEVVEHGGFAAAGRALDMPKSKLSRRIAQLEERLGVRLIHRSSRHCSLTEIGQAYYQRCLAMRVEAESAAELIERNRSEPQGLVRISCPTALLNSWVGPMLTRYMLKYPLVELFIESTNRRVDLIHEGFDIALRVRFPPLENTDLVMKVLGNSTQVLVGSPAFAQRLSAPALPADLSGLPSLHWGAAQREYQWELFGPEGATALIRHHPRLVTDDLIALRTAVLQGLGIAHLPAVVVRDDLAAGRLIELVPGWAPKCGIVHAIFPSRRGLLPSVRALIDFLGEEFSHSDIA, from the coding sequence ATAGTGGAAGACCTGAACACCCTGTATTACTTCACCGAGGTGGTTGAACACGGCGGATTTGCCGCGGCCGGGCGTGCCTTGGACATGCCGAAATCCAAGCTCAGCCGGCGTATCGCCCAGCTCGAAGAGCGCCTGGGCGTGCGCCTGATCCACCGCTCCAGCCGGCATTGCTCGCTCACCGAAATCGGCCAGGCCTATTACCAGCGCTGCCTGGCGATGCGCGTGGAAGCGGAAAGCGCCGCCGAACTGATCGAGCGCAATCGCTCCGAACCCCAGGGCCTGGTGCGCATCAGTTGCCCGACCGCGCTGCTCAACTCCTGGGTCGGGCCGATGCTGACGCGCTACATGCTCAAGTACCCGTTGGTGGAGTTGTTCATCGAGAGCACCAACCGCCGCGTCGACTTGATCCACGAGGGCTTTGATATCGCCCTGCGCGTGCGTTTTCCGCCCTTGGAAAACACCGACCTGGTGATGAAAGTGCTAGGCAACAGCACCCAGGTGCTGGTGGGCAGCCCGGCGTTTGCCCAGCGCTTGTCGGCGCCCGCCCTGCCCGCCGACCTGAGCGGACTGCCCAGCCTGCACTGGGGCGCGGCGCAACGGGAATACCAGTGGGAGCTGTTCGGCCCGGAAGGCGCCACTGCGCTGATCCGCCATCATCCGCGCCTGGTAACCGACGACTTGATCGCCCTGCGCACGGCCGTCCTGCAAGGCCTGGGAATTGCTCATCTGCCGGCCGTGGTGGTGCGCGACGACCTGGCCGCCGGGCGCCTGATCGAACTGGTGCCGGGCTGGGCGCCCAAGTGCGGGATTGTCCATGCGATCTTCCCGTCGCGTCGCGGTTTGTTGCCATCGGTGCGCGCCCTGATCGACTTCCTGGGAGAAGAATTCAGCCACAGCGACATCGCGTAG